The Methanopyrus kandleri AV19 DNA segment AGCACTTCACCATCGCACCGCACGATGGCGGTGCCGTCTTGGATCCCCAGAAGCACGCCCTCGATGACGGACGTCTCGTGCGGTATCTCCGGAGGTGGCGGTACCGGTGAGGCGACCGCCGCCAGGATTAGGACGGGGGTTAACCCGACCGGCAACCGGACCGGCCCCTCATCGAGCGGCGCCACCTCTCGGCTCGTCGTAGTATCATCTTGGTGGTGAGGCCGGATACGGACTCAGGTCGGAGTACTTCTCGAGCCCGATAAGCGGAGGGGGGTCGCGACGCCAAGATTACTATCGAGTGAAAGATCCGCGGATGCTTCCTCACTGCATCGATAAGCATGGACCTCCAAAATTTTTCCCTACCCAGGGAGAACCAGTCGTCGTGGATGATCCCGAGGGTCCCTAGGTCGTGAGCTGTTAACTCTTCTCCGAGAGGGAGTAACTCGCGGGCTAACTCCTCACCCCGTTGGTGGACCCGCTTAGCCACTGACGCGGGCACGCGGGCTTCGGACCGAATACGTGTCCAGTGTCTTCCGAAACAGTTCACGCCGAAGCGCAGAAAAATCTGTTTGGAGTAGTGGGGAGCCGTTTTGCGCAGTTCCGCGTACACGTCTACGTCGGATGTGAACATCGCTCAACCCTCGGGCCGAACTTCGACTGTCGCGGGCTCCCCCTCTTTCCCGCGGATTTCGACGCTCACGGGGAGGAATTTCTCCACCACCCACGCGTTCGTCGGGAGGTGCGGATCGACACCGGTTACACCGAAGACCGATTCACCGTCGGCGATCGCTAGGAATGGCAGGATCTGATCTCCCATGTGCTCGTCAAGGGCCATTCCAGTGCGAAGACGCTGCACGAGCTGCTCCGCGGCCTCTCGTCCCACCACCTCCGCGGGCTTGCCTTTCTCACCCAGCGCATCGGCACCGATCCTGTTCCCTTGATCGTCTTCCGCCCATAAGACGATACCGCTGCCGGGACCTAGGTGTGGATCGCGGCCTTTAGGGTACGTCTCGATCTCGATTTCAGGTCTGATCCCGAGCTCCCTCTCGATAATTTCCGAAGCTGCCTTGGCCTGACGCTCCGCCACGTGGGGTGGTAACCGCACGCAGTGGGAGATCCCTCGAACGCTCTCCAGCTCGCCGAACTTCACGGCTTCCAGCGGCTTCAGCCGCTTCGGGGGTTCCATCCTGGCCCTGACTATCCCTCCACCCCGAGGATAATGGCCGCGTCGCAGGACCTCGAGCTCGTACCGGTAACCGAGGCGGTCTAGGTAGTGTGCGTTGACGTTGATCTCGTAGTCCACGGGCGGTGACCACTTGACGTCCGTCCCGCCTCGCACTTCCATCTCCACGGGCCCGTCGGCGGCTATCGCCGCGAGCTTGACGGCTTGAAGCAGTAGGGTCACGCTACCCGCGGTACCGATATCTACCTCGTACTCCCCTCCTTTCACCTTCCCCGGCTCGAACACGATCTCGGTCGAACCTATCTCGAGTCCCTCGCACTCCGCATCGCAGATCTCGGCCACGGCCTTCACTGCGTGTAGGTGCTGGTGTGAGAGGCCGGGACGTGGCCTGTTGGCCCGGATGTTGTATATCCGGACGGGTTCACCTGTCAGCGCTGACATCCCGACCGCCGTTCGGAGTATCTGGCCTCCACCCTCACCGTAGGAACCGTCGATCTCTATCAAGCTCATCACCGGCACCGGCGATGAGGAGGGTCCGGATGGCCGCGCTCGTGAGGAGAGAACCCGGGGCTGAGCCGGATCTTAACGCCGTCACTCTTCCTCCATCGGTTTCACTTCTATTTCACTGGCTTCCGCCTTCGGCGCCCTCACGATCAGGAGACCACGACCGCACTTCGCACTGACGGCGCTCGGGTTGATTTTCTCCGGTAAGTCTATCCTCCGTCGGACCTCGCCGGTCACGCGCTCCCGCGTCTTGGCCTCACCCTCTCGCATCTTCGGGATGTTAGCCGTGATCTCCACGAACCTCTCACCCGCTCTGACCTGAACGTCCTCCGGGCGGGCGCCGGGAACCTCCGCGACGATGACGAACTCTCCCGAACGTTCGAAAACGTCCACGGCGGGCGTGTGTAGCGATCTTATCATTCTGATAAGCTGGCTCGAAGCCCCTTCCAGTAGCTCCGTAATCTCCTCAGGCTCCATTTCCTTCAAGATAGACCCTACTAGCCGCCCGTCCTCCCGGAAGAGCTTTATCAACTCCTCCGTGGCCTCGAGGCCGGCCTTAGCGCTCCTCATCCCGACCTTCATCATGTCCTCGATCACGCCCACTGTAGTGCCCCCTCGCCAGATCGTTCAGGAGCTCGCGGAGTTCTTTCAGTCCGGTCCTCTCCGTCGCCGAGACCTTATAAACGGGTTCCCCTTCGAGATCGGGTTCCTCCCACAGATCCCGTAGGTCGGCTTTCGTCAGCACCACGTAGACCGGTACGTCGAACTCCTTCCGGACGCGGTCCAGCAACTCCAGCTGCTCCTCCACTGGATATCCACAGGTTCCGGTGGGATCTATCAGGAAGAGCACGGCGTCCGTCACGTGCTTTAGGGCCGCGATCGCCTGTCGCTCGACCGGATTGCGCTCTTCCTCCGGTCGTTCCAGCAAACCCGGTGTGTCGAGCATTTGCACGGGGTACGGGCGCTCCATGTAGCCTACTTGGATGCCCTTGGTAGTGAAGGGATACGGGGCGATCTCCGGCCTCGAGCCCGTGAGCACCGTCATAAGGGTGGTTTTACCGACGTTGGGGAACCCCGCTAAGGTCACGGTGAACATCTCGGTGTCGATCGCGGGTAGGTCTACGAGCTTCGGCTGCACCTTCCGGAGGAACCTGAGCGCGTCTCCAACCTTCCTGCGGATCGTCGAAGCCAGTCTCCCGAACGCCTGACGTCTCAACTCCGCGGCGGTCCGGGGGTCCCTCGCCCTCTTGATCTTCCGAGTGTACTCCTCCCGGATCAACCTGGCTATCTTGGCGACCGTATGCACGTCGGCCAGACTGCTTTTCAGCCTGTCGATGCCCGCTAGCGCGTCCGCCAACTCCCGGTAGAACGGGTGAAGCTCGTCGAGGTTGGGCGTCTTCCTCACGATCTCCCAGAGGCGGTCCTGCACCAACTGGCACGCCGTGTTGACGCGTGCTATCTCGATGGACCTGGCCCTGACTTCAGGCGGTGTCCTGGTACCGTAGAACGATTTCCTGGTGCCTTCAGCGGCTCTCTCCGCCCGTCGGAAGGCGACGTCGATCAGCTCTTCCGGGTCCGGTACCTCGGGCATCTTCCGAAACGGGTTCCCGGACACGGTATCGCCTCCCGTAAACCTTTTTGAGTCGACAGAGGCCGTCCGGCGAGAAAACGGCGACGGGGGTTCCGCGAATGGAGTATATTTACGCGGCGTTGCTGCTTCATGCCGCAGGTCAGGAGATTAACGAGGACAACCTACGGAAGGTCCTAGAGGCCGCAGGTGTGGATGTCGACGACGCCAGGCTGAAGGCGACCGTGGCGGCCCTAGAAGAAGTCGACATCGACGAGGCTATCGAAGAGGCCGCCGTCCCAGCCGCCGCACCGGCGGCCGCAGCGCCAGCCGAAGAGGAGGAAGAGGAAGAGGCCGAAGCGGAAGAGGAAGAAGAGGAAGAGGAGGAAGAAGAAGCGGAAGAGGAAGCGGCAGCGGGCCTCGGTGCACTGTTCGGGTAAACCTCAGAAGAACGCGTCTAACGTCCTCTGTTCACCTCCTCCTTCCTTCTTCTTTTCCTCTCTCTCCTCTTCTTCCTCCGCTTTTTCTACGGCTTCCTCGATCTCCTTCGCTTCCTCTTCTACCTCCGATTCTTCACGTTTTCTCTCGAGCATGGACTCCATCGCACCTTTCACCCGCTCTCTGCGGATCTTCCGCAGCTTCTCGCGAACGCGCAACGCCCGCTGATATACCCGCTGAGCCACCTGTGGATCGCCGCAGAGGAACCCGATTTCCCGTTTGGAGAGTTCTAGATAGCCGGCGATCCCTCCTAGGATTTCCAAACCGCGATCGGTGGGATTGTCCGCGACCTTCCGGAACGCGATCTCGAGCACTGAAATCACGTCCATCTTGGCACGGCGTGTGGACACATGCATGCGTTCCGCGATCTTTTTCGCTATGGAATTCCGGACCTCACGCTCTTTGCGGGTAGTCCCCAGCTTCCGCAGGATCTTGGGAGGTTGGAACCGAACGAACCCCGGTGGTTTACCCTTCCGGGCCGCGGCTACACCCGACGTCATGAGGTCGGTGGCGTAGACGTACTTGAACCTCCAGTCCCCGGTCTCTATCGCACGACTCGAGAATACGTCGGCTTTGGACAGGTAATCATACGCGCGGGCGATCTCCTCCGGATCTCGGTACGCTCGAGGTATGTTCTGAGCTATCCACAGGATCACGTCGTCCGGATCCTCGTCTAAGTTCCAGAGCGCGCGTCTGGCCTGTCTGGGCGGTTTGTTGAAGATCCTACCC contains these protein-coding regions:
- the rtcA gene encoding RNA 3'-terminal phosphate cyclase, encoding MSLIEIDGSYGEGGGQILRTAVGMSALTGEPVRIYNIRANRPRPGLSHQHLHAVKAVAEICDAECEGLEIGSTEIVFEPGKVKGGEYEVDIGTAGSVTLLLQAVKLAAIAADGPVEMEVRGGTDVKWSPPVDYEINVNAHYLDRLGYRYELEVLRRGHYPRGGGIVRARMEPPKRLKPLEAVKFGELESVRGISHCVRLPPHVAERQAKAASEIIERELGIRPEIEIETYPKGRDPHLGPGSGIVLWAEDDQGNRIGADALGEKGKPAEVVGREAAEQLVQRLRTGMALDEHMGDQILPFLAIADGESVFGVTGVDPHLPTNAWVVEKFLPVSVEIRGKEGEPATVEVRPEG
- a CDS encoding Hsp20/alpha crystallin family protein — protein: MGVIEDMMKVGMRSAKAGLEATEELIKLFREDGRLVGSILKEMEPEEITELLEGASSQLIRMIRSLHTPAVDVFERSGEFVIVAEVPGARPEDVQVRAGERFVEITANIPKMREGEAKTRERVTGEVRRRIDLPEKINPSAVSAKCGRGLLIVRAPKAEASEIEVKPMEEE
- a CDS encoding NOG1 family protein, whose amino-acid sequence is MSGNPFRKMPEVPDPEELIDVAFRRAERAAEGTRKSFYGTRTPPEVRARSIEIARVNTACQLVQDRLWEIVRKTPNLDELHPFYRELADALAGIDRLKSSLADVHTVAKIARLIREEYTRKIKRARDPRTAAELRRQAFGRLASTIRRKVGDALRFLRKVQPKLVDLPAIDTEMFTVTLAGFPNVGKTTLMTVLTGSRPEIAPYPFTTKGIQVGYMERPYPVQMLDTPGLLERPEEERNPVERQAIAALKHVTDAVLFLIDPTGTCGYPVEEQLELLDRVRKEFDVPVYVVLTKADLRDLWEEPDLEGEPVYKVSATERTGLKELRELLNDLARGHYSGRDRGHDEGRDEER
- the rpl12p gene encoding 50S ribosomal protein P1; amino-acid sequence: MEYIYAALLLHAAGQEINEDNLRKVLEAAGVDVDDARLKATVAALEEVDIDEAIEEAAVPAAAPAAAAPAEEEEEEEAEAEEEEEEEEEEEAEEEAAAGLGALFG
- a CDS encoding replication factor C large subunit; translated protein: MVPWVEKYRPRSLKELVNQDEAKKELAAWANEWARGSIPEPRAVLLHGPPGTGKTSAAYALAHDFGWDVIELNASDKRTRNVIEKIVGGASTSRSLLRMTREAGGDYEHVEGHSDRVLVLVDEVDGIDPREDRGGVTALTRAVRQARNPMVLVANDPWVLPKSLRDAVRMIEFRRLRVNDIVEALRRICEREGIEYEEVALRRIAKRARGDLRAAINDLEALARPTGRVTSDDVEALGWRDKEITIFEALGRIFNKPPRQARRALWNLDEDPDDVILWIAQNIPRAYRDPEEIARAYDYLSKADVFSSRAIETGDWRFKYVYATDLMTSGVAAARKGKPPGFVRFQPPKILRKLGTTRKEREVRNSIAKKIAERMHVSTRRAKMDVISVLEIAFRKVADNPTDRGLEILGGIAGYLELSKREIGFLCGDPQVAQRVYQRALRVREKLRKIRRERVKGAMESMLERKREESEVEEEAKEIEEAVEKAEEEEEREEKKKEGGGEQRTLDAFF